A single Syntrophorhabdaceae bacterium DNA region contains:
- a CDS encoding flavin reductase, giving the protein MENTFNEVGPEGLTDNPFKLIGRDWMLITAGTKGSFNTMTGAWGGLGVMWNKNVAFCVVRPTRYTFEFMERSSQFTLSFFDEQYRDILTYCGTKSGRDVNKVAGAGITPVVSDKGIYFAEARLVLICKKIYFQDLRPGNFLVPEVEEFYPLKDYHRMYVGEIVQCLTR; this is encoded by the coding sequence ATGGAGAATACCTTTAACGAGGTCGGCCCCGAAGGGCTGACGGATAATCCTTTCAAGCTGATCGGCAGGGACTGGATGCTGATCACCGCGGGGACGAAGGGATCGTTCAATACGATGACCGGCGCGTGGGGCGGGCTGGGGGTTATGTGGAATAAGAACGTGGCATTCTGCGTTGTGCGGCCCACGCGGTATACCTTTGAGTTCATGGAGCGGTCGTCGCAGTTTACGCTCTCGTTCTTTGATGAACAGTACCGCGACATCCTGACATACTGCGGGACCAAATCCGGAAGGGATGTCAACAAGGTGGCCGGGGCAGGAATTACGCCGGTTGTTTCAGACAAGGGGATCTATTTCGCGGAGGCGAGGCTGGTATTAATATGCAAAAAGATATATTTCCAGGACCTGCGGCCGGGAAATTTCTTAGTCCCGGAGGTAGAGGAGTTTTATCCCTTAAAGGATTACCACCGGATGTATGTCGGCGAGATCGTGCAGTGCCTTACGCGGTAA
- a CDS encoding M15 family metallopeptidase: MTRHRGTTKPFIVVALLWVLISACPFLAFAASRAPSDFVDLHDVIPSIVPDIRYYTAHNFVGERVDGYNAPKCIITKKAADAIAGVQKELMDAGLSLKVYDCYRPQRAVSHFVRWAKDVGDTKTKKEFYPTIDKRNLFRDGYIAERSGHSRGSTIDLTIVPMPVPAQERYAPGQTLHECYLPAEKRFKDNGMDMGTGFDCFHELSHTANREIGNTQRMGRLLLKTLMEKYGFVNYDREWWHYTLKNEPYPDTYFDFVIE; the protein is encoded by the coding sequence GTGACCCGCCACAGAGGAACAACAAAACCATTCATTGTCGTCGCGCTGTTATGGGTGCTGATATCCGCCTGTCCGTTTTTAGCGTTTGCTGCAAGCCGGGCACCTTCGGATTTTGTCGATCTCCATGATGTGATCCCATCGATCGTGCCCGACATCAGGTATTATACCGCCCACAATTTTGTAGGTGAGCGGGTCGACGGATATAATGCCCCGAAATGTATAATTACGAAAAAGGCAGCCGACGCCATTGCCGGGGTGCAGAAAGAATTGATGGATGCCGGTCTTTCTCTCAAGGTCTACGACTGCTACCGGCCGCAGCGCGCGGTGAGTCATTTTGTCAGATGGGCGAAGGACGTAGGCGACACGAAGACGAAAAAGGAATTCTATCCCACCATCGACAAGCGGAACCTTTTCAGGGACGGCTATATCGCCGAAAGATCGGGCCACAGCAGGGGAAGCACCATTGACCTCACGATCGTGCCCATGCCTGTCCCGGCCCAGGAGCGATATGCCCCAGGGCAGACCTTACACGAATGTTATCTGCCGGCGGAAAAACGTTTCAAGGACAACGGTATGGACATGGGAACGGGATTTGACTGCTTTCACGAATTATCCCACACGGCGAACCGGGAAATAGGAAACACGCAGCGCATGGGCAGGCTCCTGCTCAAGACCCTGATGGAGAAATACGGTTTTGTCAATTATGACCGGGAATGGTGGCACTACACGCTGAAGAACGAGCCATACCCGGATACCTATTTTGATTTTGTTATTGAATAG
- a CDS encoding 4Fe-4S binding protein encodes MEGTTPDKNGMPGGAERKERLERSKKSRLVRQFLAGTIFIALLIGGWFYSIIGYFIPLCMVIGVSVASVKGRTWCNWMCPRGSFADSYMKIISPGRKIPKALRSLPVRIGVLAFLMLMLVVQIVRLWPDPYAIGRFFMILLTVTTTVGIILAIIIHQRSWCYVCPIGTLSNWVGKNKNQLIIDKDACIECKLCGKTCPMQLAPYELKKEDQMSFKGDCLKCKLCVTACPKDALRFP; translated from the coding sequence GTGGAAGGAACAACGCCAGACAAAAACGGGATGCCCGGAGGGGCGGAAAGAAAGGAAAGGCTTGAGCGATCGAAGAAATCAAGGTTGGTCAGGCAGTTCCTTGCGGGGACCATCTTCATTGCGCTGCTTATCGGCGGCTGGTTCTATTCCATCATCGGCTATTTTATTCCTCTCTGCATGGTCATAGGTGTCAGCGTTGCCAGCGTGAAGGGCAGGACGTGGTGTAACTGGATGTGTCCGCGAGGGTCCTTCGCAGACTCTTACATGAAGATCATAAGTCCTGGAAGAAAGATCCCAAAGGCGCTTCGCTCGCTGCCTGTCCGCATCGGGGTTCTCGCTTTTCTCATGCTCATGCTGGTAGTCCAGATCGTAAGGCTCTGGCCTGACCCTTACGCCATCGGCAGATTTTTCATGATACTCCTTACAGTTACCACCACCGTAGGGATTATCCTGGCAATCATCATACACCAGCGTTCATGGTGTTATGTCTGTCCCATCGGGACGCTCTCCAACTGGGTCGGGAAGAATAAGAACCAGCTTATCATAGACAAAGATGCCTGCATTGAGTGCAAGCTCTGTGGAAAGACCTGCCCCATGCAGCTTGCGCCCTATGAACTGAAGAAGGAGGACCAGATGTCCTTCAAGGGTGATTGCCTGAAATGCAAACTCTGCGTAACGGCCTGCCCCAAGGACGCACTCCGCTTTCCCTGA
- a CDS encoding transposase, whose protein sequence is MIRGIERKNIFRGDRDRNNFIERLASLLPETGTTCYAWALIPNHAHFLFRSGPPGIASLMRRLLTGYAVFFNRRYHRSGQLFQNRYKSVICQEDIYFKELVRYIHLNPLRAHIIHPSDLDVYPYCGHSALMGKSQRTWQDTSYVLRLFGNTPATGRKKYRAFVESGFDEGKRNDLTGGGLMRSYKGWVEIRQEKQRLKGDERILGDSDFVSRILSEAHEDRERRLALQHAGYTLNLLANRIASLYNVNPDDILSKGRRKIHVEARDVLCHVAVHDLGMAVTDLARRCHMSPSSITYAVMRGKKIAETKNIAIDGHGHVEKGILNN, encoded by the coding sequence ATGATCCGGGGAATAGAGAGAAAGAACATCTTCCGGGGTGATCGCGACCGTAACAATTTCATAGAACGTCTTGCCTCTCTTTTGCCGGAGACCGGGACAACGTGCTATGCTTGGGCATTGATACCTAATCATGCCCACTTTCTTTTCAGAAGCGGTCCTCCAGGCATCGCCAGCCTCATGAGACGTCTCCTTACAGGATATGCCGTCTTTTTCAATCGCCGTTATCACAGGTCGGGTCAGCTTTTTCAGAATCGATACAAATCCGTTATCTGTCAGGAAGACATCTATTTCAAGGAACTTGTCCGCTACATCCATCTGAACCCCCTGCGGGCGCATATCATCCACCCTTCCGATCTTGACGTATATCCCTACTGCGGGCACAGCGCCCTTATGGGCAAATCGCAGAGGACGTGGCAGGATACGTCCTACGTGCTTCGCCTATTCGGCAATACCCCTGCAACCGGAAGAAAGAAATACAGGGCTTTCGTAGAATCAGGATTCGATGAGGGCAAACGCAATGACTTAACGGGAGGAGGTCTTATGCGAAGCTACAAAGGCTGGGTAGAGATACGACAGGAGAAGCAGCGCCTCAAAGGCGATGAACGGATACTGGGAGACAGTGATTTTGTCTCCAGAATCCTCTCCGAAGCGCATGAAGACCGGGAACGCCGTCTTGCCCTGCAACACGCCGGATATACCCTCAATCTGTTAGCGAACAGAATAGCCTCGCTCTACAACGTGAATCCTGACGACATCCTTTCTAAGGGGCGCCGGAAGATCCATGTCGAGGCCAGAGATGTTCTGTGCCATGTGGCTGTGCACGACCTTGGCATGGCAGTTACTGATCTTGCCCGGCGTTGCCACATGTCGCCGTCTTCAATAACGTATGCGGTCATGAGAGGGAAGAAGATTGCCGAAACAAAGAACATTGCTATTGATGGACACGGACACGTGGAAAAAGGGATATTGAATAATTGA
- a CDS encoding FG-GAP-like repeat-containing protein, giving the protein MDSALITIQKKGRRISLMPLYCSAKGGSSMRLSGSRPFRRFTWLLIVLFSLFSMPHAGLCLSFAADLFVPSAYAAEPSKAQQPAAQESVERTNEEESKAPSRTMMMSVPGGAGGGITSALSPSTNVSRFAGAATAKIPIEVPPGRKGIAPQLALNYSSQQGSGWIGMGWTIDLGAIQRSTKRGVSYTTNTYVAAINGSSAELVSRTDWGTNYYGARIEGTLSKYYYNTSTGGWEVTSKEGTKYYYGSTAASRQDFVSGTKVFKWCLDKVIDTNGNYMTVSYTKDQGEIYPDRIDYTGNTAAGLGTTNYVKFYLESRTDVPVMFTTNYQVKTAKRLKTIEIRAGGAIVRAYRLTYVTSGSTWRSLLKTVTLFGNNTALDASGTITAGDALPPVTLGWDEQKTNSFYDGGEIDVHQDIYSYDPWFWPYVYSWDPLFWWYGDFNGDGKTDICYLIKGPGTDRKIKFSNGDGTFTDGPAFAVSDRYRWESSFWWYGDFNGDGKTDICYYTSSGYRKMKFSNGDGTFIDGPAFSVPDIYSWSPSFWSYGDFNGDGKTDIIYYATPSDGSWKIKFSNGDGTFTDGPRFSVPDRYSSDPGYWSYGDFNGDGKTDICYYTSSGYRKMKFSNGDGTFIDGPAFSVPDIYSWSPSFWSYGDFNGDGKTDIIYYATPSDGSWKIKFSNGDGTFTDGPRFSIPDRYSSDPGYWSYGDFNGDGKTDIVYYTTPSDGSWKVKFSNGDGTFTDGPCFNMPDRYCLDLDPGCWECRDFNGDGRTDINYYTTTGKRKVKFADAGNDLLVSITNGLGATTSISYTPSSAYQNTYLPFIVWTVSQITHSDGRGRSYTTKYAYSGGLFDYIEREFRGFRYAVAYQMRDASTYESKTETWYHQDITCKGSTEAELTTSFEGHTRQVNNTWLIGTMAVGVTYPYLQTVQSTVTDSGYAPYTYAIDYEYDTTYLNVIREYKHGAAAEEDVDTSYAYTNYTTPWIIAKPTEVKVKDHSGNIKSAKWMTYHSTTGNLLTEEVCKSDNPASECANSNPTRNPVVTYQYATEGSISSVIDPMNHATTYTYDAATKAFVYETTNAVSHVTRTVYNPGTGRLLSLTPPHLQGTGYAITSQYDVFGRLIQETRPDGGYTTYLYANLGNPATQFVEKREHIIGGASPIDHYSDAFFDGLGRTYRVWSTGPEGKTIALDTSYDVIGRVSHKSNPYFAAIDTPVYTSFQYDGLSRVTQTTSPDGGQVITSYQGLTRQVRDQMNHWSASTYDVHNRLRTTQDPCGIVTVYTYDTLGNLIQVVAAYGQTEQNTTSMTYDSMGKKRSMTDPDMGYWTYAYDKAGNLISQTDAKGQTISFTYDALHRLIQKVYPAHTVTYTYDDPSIPYSKGMLTSTTDPSGGETKEDRVLAFDLMQRVTRSTKTIGANSITINKTYDTAGRMITMTYETNPQKSYGYVYDVAGNTVGVWDYVTSTYHVQYSGHTASGQPTVATFPKPNDISIRTSYTYDPYTMRLATLVTEKLQGQNPVATLQNLSYEYDLKGNITTLTDTVNTITHTYTYDALDRLTTANGTGSNPYSHTYAYDVIGNITSKSDVGSYTYLYGNKPHAVRQAGNLSFQYDANGNMTQRYDGGTSVTLDLAWNHDNKPSVISRRVGGGASQPYLTFTYDGNNQRVRKENHFTGATTLYFGEVYEVRNEEAIIHLFANTQRIASIREDGRMQYYHGNHLNSASVVTDGEGNTKETIEYHPYGTYRLRTDLDAAFPNVNYTFTDQEDDDEAGLYNYKARLYDPLLGRFISADSIIPEPGNLQAFNRYSYCLNNPVLYTDPSGQFSLGDVFNAFITGVVAAVVFWATGGTGTPGMATFIAGITAGAAGGATASALSGGNLQGILQGAMMGAVIGGATGGLLGGIGAEYGASAMQWAGYGVMAAGGGAAYASGGLDGLAYYAAGMLGAMAGAYGAGYVAKNWNRWFPDRTSTEAFAQSEKKVIYDLTQGGEEFLRMSGDVEWRVTPPDYREGGYYCPGQWKQIGATPIATDNNDVGTAFRNLTGATNCKASWACYTCGGTRIPMESIPPGFQTEGYFYGNSPLAQDRCAAPKPGPQRGCFFYFH; this is encoded by the coding sequence ATGGACAGCGCTCTCATCACAATACAGAAGAAAGGAAGACGTATCTCTCTGATGCCCCTTTATTGTAGTGCAAAGGGGGGGTCATCCATGCGTCTGTCCGGGTCACGGCCTTTCCGCCGTTTTACCTGGCTTCTGATCGTCCTATTCTCACTCTTTTCCATGCCCCATGCAGGGCTGTGCCTCTCCTTCGCGGCAGATCTCTTCGTGCCCTCCGCCTATGCCGCGGAACCCTCAAAGGCACAGCAGCCTGCCGCACAAGAATCCGTTGAAAGGACGAATGAGGAAGAATCAAAAGCCCCTTCACGGACAATGATGATGTCGGTTCCGGGAGGAGCCGGCGGTGGCATTACAAGTGCGCTCTCCCCCTCAACCAACGTCTCCCGTTTTGCCGGGGCTGCAACGGCGAAGATACCCATTGAAGTTCCCCCGGGAAGAAAAGGCATTGCTCCCCAGCTTGCCCTTAACTATAGCAGCCAACAAGGAAGCGGGTGGATCGGCATGGGATGGACGATCGACCTGGGCGCGATCCAGCGCTCGACGAAGCGGGGTGTGAGCTATACCACAAACACCTACGTGGCAGCGATCAACGGCTCTTCCGCAGAGCTTGTCTCCCGGACCGACTGGGGCACGAACTACTATGGGGCACGGATCGAAGGGACGCTTTCCAAATACTATTACAATACCTCAACCGGCGGATGGGAGGTAACAAGCAAGGAAGGGACAAAGTACTACTACGGTTCCACTGCTGCCTCACGGCAGGATTTTGTAAGCGGCACGAAGGTCTTCAAGTGGTGTCTTGACAAGGTCATCGATACGAACGGCAACTATATGACCGTCTCCTACACAAAAGACCAGGGGGAGATCTATCCCGACAGGATCGACTACACGGGGAACACTGCCGCAGGCTTAGGCACAACGAACTACGTGAAGTTCTACCTTGAGTCACGGACGGACGTCCCCGTCATGTTCACCACCAATTATCAGGTGAAGACCGCAAAGAGATTGAAGACGATCGAGATAAGAGCGGGAGGGGCAATAGTCCGGGCGTACCGCCTCACCTACGTGACAAGCGGGAGCACCTGGCGATCGCTCCTCAAGACGGTGACGCTCTTCGGGAACAACACGGCGCTCGATGCGTCGGGAACGATCACCGCGGGAGATGCACTCCCCCCGGTGACGCTTGGGTGGGATGAACAAAAGACCAACTCGTTCTATGACGGCGGCGAGATTGACGTCCACCAGGATATATACAGTTATGATCCGTGGTTCTGGCCATATGTATACAGTTGGGATCCGTTGTTCTGGTGGTATGGTGATTTTAACGGCGACGGGAAGACGGACATCTGCTACCTTATAAAAGGACCCGGAACCGACCGAAAGATAAAGTTCAGTAACGGCGATGGCACCTTTACCGACGGCCCTGCATTTGCCGTGTCCGATAGATACCGTTGGGAATCATCGTTCTGGTGGTATGGTGATTTCAACGGCGACGGGAAGACGGACATCTGTTACTACACTTCAAGCGGCTATCGAAAGATGAAGTTCAGTAACGGCGACGGCACCTTTATCGACGGTCCTGCATTCTCTGTCCCCGACATATACAGCTGGTCCCCATCATTCTGGTCCTATGGCGACTTCAACGGGGATGGAAAAACTGACATCATTTACTACGCCACACCTTCTGACGGAAGCTGGAAGATCAAGTTCAGCAACGGAGACGGCACCTTTACCGATGGACCCCGGTTTAGCGTCCCTGACAGGTACTCCTCGGATCCGGGTTATTGGTCCTACGGCGACTTTAACGGCGACGGGAAGACGGACATCTGTTACTACACTTCAAGCGGCTATCGAAAGATGAAGTTCAGTAACGGCGACGGCACCTTTATCGACGGTCCTGCATTCTCTGTCCCCGACATATACAGCTGGTCCCCATCATTCTGGTCCTATGGCGACTTCAACGGGGATGGAAAAACTGACATCATTTACTACGCCACACCTTCTGACGGAAGCTGGAAGATCAAGTTCAGCAACGGCGACGGAACGTTTACCGATGGACCCCGGTTTAGCATCCCCGACAGGTACTCCTCGGATCCGGGTTATTGGTCCTACGGCGACTTTAACGGCGACGGCAAAACTGACATCGTTTATTACACTACACCTTCTGACGGAAGCTGGAAAGTAAAGTTTAGTAACGGCGACGGCACCTTTACCGACGGACCCTGTTTCAACATGCCTGACAGGTACTGTTTGGACTTGGACCCGGGCTGTTGGGAGTGTAGAGACTTCAACGGCGACGGCAGGACCGATATCAATTACTATACGACCACCGGCAAGCGGAAGGTTAAGTTCGCCGATGCGGGCAACGACCTCCTCGTATCTATCACCAACGGTCTCGGCGCCACCACCTCCATCTCCTACACCCCTTCCTCTGCCTATCAGAACACCTATCTGCCCTTTATCGTCTGGACCGTCTCGCAGATAACGCACAGCGACGGCAGGGGGCGCTCATACACCACGAAGTATGCGTACTCCGGAGGATTATTCGATTACATAGAGAGGGAGTTCAGGGGCTTCCGATACGCCGTTGCGTACCAGATGCGGGATGCCTCCACCTATGAATCGAAGACAGAAACATGGTACCACCAGGACATCACCTGCAAGGGTTCCACCGAGGCGGAGCTCACCACCTCCTTCGAGGGACACACCCGCCAGGTGAACAACACCTGGTTGATCGGGACCATGGCAGTCGGCGTCACGTATCCCTACCTCCAAACCGTGCAATCAACCGTCACCGATAGCGGCTATGCCCCCTATACCTACGCCATCGACTATGAATATGACACTACCTACCTGAACGTTATCCGTGAGTATAAGCACGGCGCCGCCGCCGAAGAGGACGTGGACACCTCCTATGCCTATACGAACTACACCACTCCCTGGATCATCGCCAAGCCGACAGAGGTGAAGGTCAAGGATCACTCGGGGAACATCAAAAGCGCGAAGTGGATGACCTACCATTCCACCACCGGGAACCTTCTCACTGAAGAGGTCTGCAAAAGCGACAATCCCGCTTCAGAATGTGCAAACAGCAATCCCACCCGGAACCCTGTAGTAACCTACCAGTACGCCACCGAAGGCAGCATCTCTTCTGTCATCGATCCCATGAACCATGCAACTACCTACACCTATGACGCTGCAACAAAGGCCTTTGTCTATGAGACGACAAACGCCGTAAGCCACGTAACAAGGACGGTCTATAACCCCGGCACCGGCAGGCTCCTCTCCCTTACCCCTCCCCACCTCCAGGGTACAGGGTATGCTATTACCTCCCAGTACGATGTCTTCGGGAGATTGATCCAGGAGACCCGTCCTGACGGGGGATACACGACGTACCTCTACGCGAACCTCGGCAACCCCGCTACCCAGTTCGTGGAGAAGAGAGAGCACATCATCGGCGGCGCCTCGCCCATCGACCACTACTCTGACGCCTTCTTCGACGGTCTCGGCAGGACCTACCGGGTATGGTCGACAGGCCCCGAGGGCAAGACGATCGCCCTCGACACCTCCTACGATGTGATAGGGAGGGTCTCCCACAAATCGAACCCCTACTTCGCCGCCATCGATACCCCGGTCTACACGAGCTTCCAGTATGACGGCCTCTCACGGGTAACACAGACCACCTCCCCTGACGGGGGGCAGGTCATCACCTCCTACCAGGGCCTGACAAGGCAGGTACGTGACCAGATGAACCACTGGAGCGCTTCCACCTATGACGTCCACAACCGGTTACGGACAACCCAGGACCCCTGCGGCATCGTCACCGTCTACACCTACGACACGCTCGGCAACCTGATCCAGGTCGTAGCCGCCTACGGGCAGACGGAACAGAACACCACCTCCATGACCTACGACTCCATGGGCAAGAAGCGTTCCATGACCGATCCCGACATGGGATACTGGACCTACGCCTACGACAAGGCAGGGAACCTCATCTCCCAGACCGATGCAAAGGGACAGACGATCAGCTTTACCTATGATGCATTACACCGCCTCATCCAGAAGGTCTATCCCGCCCATACGGTCACCTATACCTATGACGACCCTTCCATCCCCTACTCAAAGGGCATGCTCACCTCCACCACCGATCCTTCAGGAGGGGAGACAAAGGAAGACCGCGTCCTTGCCTTTGACCTCATGCAGCGGGTAACCAGAAGCACAAAGACGATCGGTGCAAACAGTATCACGATCAACAAGACCTATGATACGGCAGGCAGAATGATCACCATGACCTATGAGACAAACCCCCAGAAGTCCTACGGCTACGTCTACGACGTTGCCGGCAATACGGTGGGTGTATGGGACTACGTCACGAGCACCTACCATGTCCAATACTCCGGTCATACCGCATCCGGTCAGCCAACGGTTGCGACCTTCCCCAAACCGAACGACATCTCCATCCGCACCTCTTACACCTATGACCCGTATACGATGAGGCTCGCCACCCTCGTCACAGAAAAGCTTCAGGGACAAAACCCCGTCGCCACCCTCCAGAACCTCTCCTATGAGTATGACCTGAAGGGCAACATCACCACCCTCACCGATACGGTGAATACGATCACCCATACCTATACCTACGATGCCCTCGACCGGCTCACAACCGCGAACGGCACAGGCAGCAACCCCTACTCCCACACCTATGCCTATGATGTGATCGGGAACATCACCTCCAAATCCGATGTGGGGAGCTATACCTACCTCTACGGCAACAAACCCCATGCGGTGCGTCAGGCAGGGAACCTCTCCTTCCAGTATGACGCAAACGGCAACATGACCCAGCGATACGACGGAGGAACATCCGTTACCTTAGACCTTGCCTGGAACCATGACAACAAGCCCTCGGTTATCTCAAGGAGGGTAGGAGGGGGCGCATCCCAGCCCTATCTCACCTTCACCTATGACGGCAACAATCAGAGGGTAAGGAAGGAGAACCACTTCACCGGCGCAACCACCCTTTACTTCGGGGAGGTCTATGAGGTACGGAATGAAGAAGCAATCATCCACCTCTTTGCCAATACCCAGAGGATAGCCTCCATCCGGGAAGACGGGAGGATGCAGTACTACCACGGCAATCATCTCAACTCCGCCTCTGTCGTAACCGACGGAGAGGGGAATACGAAAGAGACCATAGAATACCATCCCTATGGCACCTACCGGCTAAGGACAGACCTCGATGCCGCCTTCCCCAACGTCAACTATACCTTCACGGATCAGGAGGACGATGACGAGGCAGGGCTCTACAACTACAAGGCCAGACTCTACGATCCCCTCTTAGGGAGGTTCATCTCCGCCGACTCCATCATCCCCGAGCCGGGCAACTTACAGGCATTCAACAGGTATAGCTATTGCCTCAATAATCCGGTACTATATACTGATCCGTCAGGACAGTTCAGCCTGGGGGATGTGTTCAATGCCTTTATTACCGGGGTCGTGGCAGCGGTAGTATTTTGGGCTACAGGGGGTACCGGAACCCCGGGTATGGCTACGTTCATCGCCGGTATCACCGCGGGCGCTGCAGGAGGAGCTACCGCCTCTGCATTAAGCGGAGGCAACCTCCAGGGCATCCTCCAGGGGGCAATGATGGGGGCGGTAATAGGAGGGGCAACGGGCGGGCTTCTCGGAGGCATCGGAGCTGAATACGGCGCGTCTGCCATGCAATGGGCAGGATATGGCGTGATGGCAGCGGGTGGCGGAGCGGCGTATGCGAGCGGAGGTCTTGATGGATTGGCCTACTATGCAGCAGGGATGCTGGGGGCAATGGCAGGAGCATATGGAGCAGGCTATGTTGCCAAAAATTGGAATAGATGGTTTCCCGACAGGACCAGCACAGAGGCTTTTGCACAAAGTGAGAAGAAAGTGATCTATGATCTTACGCAGGGTGGGGAGGAATTTTTGCGGATGTCAGGAGATGTAGAGTGGAGAGTTACGCCACCTGATTACCGAGAAGGCGGATATTATTGTCCGGGCCAGTGGAAGCAAATAGGAGCAACACCAATAGCGACTGATAACAATGATGTTGGCACGGCTTTTCGTAATCTTACAGGAGCCACTAATTGTAAAGCTTCATGGGCATGTTACACTTGTGGGGGAACTCGTATTCCGATGGAAAGCATACCGCCGGGATTTCAAACTGAGGGTTACTTTTACGGTAACAGTCCTTTAGCCCAAGACAGATGTGCAGCTCCAAAACCAGGTCCACAACGTGGTTGTTTCTTTTACTTTCACTAA